One Solanum stenotomum isolate F172 unplaced genomic scaffold, ASM1918654v1 scaffold5027, whole genome shotgun sequence genomic region harbors:
- the LOC125852770 gene encoding probable mannitol dehydrogenase, which translates to MAKRAENEQPQKAFGWAARDPSGILSPFHFSRRENGDDDVRVKIHYCGVCHSDLHILKNEWGFTKYPILPGHEIVGFVTAVGSSVHKFKVGDRVGVGVIVGSCQTCDICEQSLENYCPNVIFTYNSTDHDGTNTYGGYSDMIVVHQRFVLQFPENLPSDAGAPLLCAGITVYSPMKYYGMTEPGKNLGVAGLGGLGHIAVKIGKAFGLKVTVISTSPKKEDDAINKLGADAFVLSSDPAKLKAAVNTMDYIIDTIAAVHPLAPLLSLLKMDGKLITVGLPEKPLELPIFPLVLGRKLVGGSDIGGMKETQEMLDFCAKHNITADIELISVDNINMAMERLAESDVKYRFVIDIANSLSPS; encoded by the exons ATGGCGAAAAGAGCAGAGAATGAGCAGCCACAAAAAGCTTTTGGCTGGGCAGCCAGGGACCCCTCCGGAATCCTCTCTCCCTTCCATTTCTCCCGCAG AGAAAATGGCGATGATGATGTTAGAGTGAAGATACATTATTGTGGAGTATGTCACTCAGACTTACATATTTTGAAGAATGAATGGGGATTCACAAAATACCCCATTCTCCCTGG GCATGAAATTGTTGGTTTCGTGACAGCCGTTGGCAGTAGCGTCCATAAGTTCAAGGTTGGTGACAGAGTTGGAGTTGGGGTGATTGTAGGCTCCTGTCAAACATGTGACATCTGTGAACAGAGCTTGGAGAACTATTGTCCCAACGTGATATTTACCTACAACTCCACTGACCATGATGGTACAAATACCTATGGCGGTTACTCTGATATGATAGTTGTTCATCAGCgctttgttcttcaatttccTGAAAATCTACCTTCTGATGCTGGGGCACCTTTATTATGTGCTGGAATCACTGTATACAGCCCGATGAAGTACTATGGTATGACCGAACCAGGCAAGAATTTGGGTGTTGCTGGATTAGGTGGCCTTGGTCACATTGCTGTGAAGATTGGAAAGGCCTTTGGGTTAAAAGTTACTGTCATCAGCACCTCTCCAAAGAAGGAAGATGACGCCATCAACAAGCTTGGTGCGGATGCTTTTGTTTTAAGTAGTGATCCTGCAAAATTGAAG GCTGCTGTGAATACCATGGATTACATTATTGACACCATTGCTGCGGTTCATCCATTGGCTCCGTTGCTCAGTTTACTGAAGATGGATGGTAAGCTTATCACTGTTGGATTGCCTGAAAAGCCACTGGAGCTTCCAATTTTCCCTTTGGTTTTGG GTAGGAAGCTTGTTGGAGGAAGTGACATCGGAGGCATGAAAGAGACGCAGGAAATGTTGGACTTTTGTGCAAAGCACAACATTACTGCAGATATCGAGCTGATTTCAGTGGACAACATCAATATGGCCATGGAACGACTTGCAGAATCTGATGTCAAGTACCGATTTGTGATTGACATTGCCAATTCATTATCGCCGTCCTGA
- the LOC125852768 gene encoding uncharacterized protein LOC125852768 — protein MGACASKPKVLEGTAPHVVGEDIMNNNKQEGIVGDDVPNKPHSLSNLFKEGKGSEQVKEETSTEAQLEVLPKTEETPEAFLENKTEDVIESKIEKRVEEIKSEEEVIKSKTETTTPAQKEEVIKSESETEITTPAQKEEVIKSETEVSTEKKVEETVQEVAQVEKKSSSEEKSEAPVEEKSAKKPVVQEKKSGKFWWDK, from the exons ATGGGAGCATGTGCAAGCAAGCCTAAGGTCTTGGAGGGTACTGCTCCTCATGTGGTGGGAGAAGACATCATGAACAACAACAAGCAAGAAGGAATTGTGGGCGATGATGTTCCTAATAAGCCTCACTCTCTCAGTAATTTGTTCAAGGAg GGAAAAGGGTCAGAACAAGTGAAAGAGGAGACATCCACAGAAGCCCAGCTAGAAGTTTTACCAAAGACAGAGGAGACACCAGAAgcatttcttgaaaataaaacagAGGATGTTATAGAAtcaaaaatagagaaaagagttgaagaaataaaatcagAAGAGGAAGTTATAAAATCAAAAACAGAGACAACTACTCCGGCACAGAAGGAAGAAGTTATAAAATCCGAATCAGAAACAGAGATAACTACGCCCGCACAGAAGGAGGAAGTAATAAAATCAGAAACAGAGGTTTCCACTGAGAAGAAAGTTGAAGAAACAGTACAGGAAGTCGCTCAAGTAGAAAAGAAATCATCATCAGAAGAAAAATCTGAAGCTCCAGTGGAAGAGAAATCAGCAAAAAAACCTGTCGTTCAAGAAAAGAAATCAGGAAAATTTTGGTGGGACAAGTAA